The following are encoded in a window of Prochlorococcus marinus str. MIT 1013 genomic DNA:
- a CDS encoding YcjF family protein, with protein MENHSLTKSPLSLPSFSIPKISLFIGLTITGQWVLSDVAHIPGGGLGLLLGLGCIFYFLKPGKVSFEAPSTVQGWVRRCHDVLENFEYLLEDGEQSERKKERINSLQKIIDRTEDQSIGFLKTKGVKLPDKEQLEKVLGINNQIKNQIKVSFPPALPVRDRNWILPDLIQEQDFIVYSLALPMSAADLLWIKNIPTDQPAWLMVASKESTDWSDERNALEAQLPDRWTNRVLKWDGSQTEMATVLSPIKKLLENPKKNTDITKQRLLSRLHTSWQKDLEKLRREKFKVIQTRSQWIVAGIVFASPVASTDLLAVAVVNGLMIKEMSKIWSSKMKPELLEAVSRQLAMAAIAQGVVEWSGQSLLSLAKLDGSSWVAAGTIQALSAAYLTRVVGRSMADWMALNNGVTQPDLELIKQQAPQLVSKAAELERVDWVAFLKQSKEWIQSQSINYKVKPV; from the coding sequence GTGGAAAATCATTCATTAACAAAATCTCCTCTCTCCTTACCTTCTTTTTCGATTCCGAAAATTAGTCTTTTTATTGGGCTAACTATTACAGGTCAATGGGTTTTAAGTGATGTGGCCCATATCCCTGGGGGTGGACTTGGATTGCTATTAGGACTTGGCTGTATCTTTTATTTTTTAAAACCAGGAAAGGTTTCATTTGAGGCTCCCTCTACTGTTCAAGGATGGGTAAGAAGATGTCATGACGTTTTAGAGAATTTTGAGTACTTACTTGAGGATGGAGAGCAAAGTGAAAGAAAAAAAGAAAGAATTAATTCCTTGCAAAAAATTATTGATAGAACCGAAGATCAAAGCATTGGTTTCTTGAAAACAAAAGGCGTAAAATTACCTGATAAAGAGCAATTGGAAAAAGTTTTAGGAATAAATAATCAAATCAAAAATCAAATCAAAGTTTCTTTTCCACCAGCTCTTCCTGTGAGAGATCGAAATTGGATTTTGCCAGATTTAATCCAAGAGCAAGATTTTATTGTTTATTCTTTGGCACTTCCAATGAGCGCAGCTGATCTGTTGTGGATAAAAAATATCCCTACAGATCAACCAGCCTGGCTAATGGTTGCCAGCAAAGAATCTACTGATTGGTCTGACGAGCGAAATGCATTAGAGGCTCAATTACCAGATAGATGGACTAACAGAGTGTTGAAATGGGATGGATCTCAAACAGAAATGGCAACGGTTCTTTCTCCAATTAAGAAACTTCTTGAAAATCCAAAGAAGAATACAGACATTACTAAGCAAAGACTTTTGTCTCGATTGCATACTTCTTGGCAAAAAGATTTAGAAAAATTAAGAAGAGAAAAATTCAAGGTTATTCAAACAAGATCTCAGTGGATAGTTGCTGGTATCGTTTTCGCCTCCCCTGTCGCCTCAACTGATTTGCTTGCAGTTGCAGTGGTTAATGGCTTGATGATCAAAGAAATGTCGAAAATATGGTCTTCCAAAATGAAGCCAGAATTACTTGAGGCAGTCTCACGACAATTAGCAATGGCTGCAATTGCTCAAGGAGTGGTCGAATGGAGTGGACAATCCTTGTTGAGCTTGGCAAAGCTTGATGGCTCCTCTTGGGTTGCTGCTGGAACAATTCAGGCCTTGAGTGCTGCTTATTTAACAAGAGTGGTTGGGAGATCGATGGCTGATTGGATGGCTCTCAATAATGGAGTAACTCAACCTGATTTAGAACTTATTAAGCAACAAGCTCCTCAACTAGTATCAAAAGCTGCTGAGCTAGAAAGAGTTGATTGGGTGGCTTTTTTAAAGCAATCAAAAGAATGGATTCAGTCACAATCTATTAATTACAAAGTTAAACCAGTTTAA
- a CDS encoding metal ABC transporter permease, whose amino-acid sequence MSEFLISITPIDWLLDPLTHDFMRRALMVSALVGGVCGLLSCYMTLKGWALMGDAVSHAVMPGVVVAYALGLPFSLGAFVFGVGSVALIGFVKQKSRIKEDTVIGLVFTGFFALGLVLVSKIKSNIDLMQILFGSPLGISRSDVNQTLIISFIVISILLIFRKDLMLYCFDAKHARSIGINTGILHYLLLTLLSLSAVVGLQTVGIILVVAMLITPGATAYLLTDRFDQMTLLAVISSSFSSILGVYISYWSDIETGGSIVLVQTLIFLIAFLFAPRYGIFKNQTFINNN is encoded by the coding sequence ATGAGTGAATTTCTAATTTCAATTACGCCAATAGATTGGCTATTGGATCCATTAACTCATGACTTCATGAGAAGAGCTTTAATGGTTAGCGCATTAGTAGGAGGGGTTTGTGGACTTTTATCTTGTTATATGACATTAAAAGGTTGGGCATTAATGGGTGACGCGGTTTCTCATGCGGTTATGCCAGGAGTTGTGGTTGCTTATGCATTAGGGCTCCCTTTTTCCTTAGGTGCTTTTGTTTTTGGAGTTGGTTCAGTTGCTTTGATTGGATTTGTTAAACAGAAATCTAGAATAAAAGAAGATACAGTAATAGGCCTTGTTTTTACTGGCTTTTTTGCATTAGGCCTTGTATTGGTTTCAAAAATTAAAAGTAATATTGATTTAATGCAAATACTTTTTGGAAGCCCCCTAGGGATTTCTCGTTCAGATGTTAACCAGACTTTAATAATTTCGTTTATAGTTATATCTATTTTGCTTATATTTAGAAAAGACTTAATGCTTTATTGTTTTGATGCTAAGCATGCCAGATCTATAGGAATAAATACAGGGATACTTCATTACTTGTTGTTAACTTTATTATCCTTATCCGCAGTAGTAGGTTTGCAAACTGTTGGTATTATTCTAGTAGTAGCAATGCTTATCACGCCTGGTGCTACAGCATACTTGCTCACTGATCGTTTTGATCAAATGACTTTATTAGCAGTTATTAGCAGCTCATTTTCAAGCATTCTGGGAGTTTATATAAGTTATTGGTCAGATATTGAAACAGGTGGATCTATCGTTTTAGTTCAAACATTAATATTTCTAATAGCATTTTTATTTGCCCCAAGATATGGAATATTTAAAAACCAAACTTTTATAAATAATAATTAA
- a CDS encoding DUF4336 domain-containing protein, with translation MSNLSSQQKWSWWPLLPLYPYGRKRTIFRELVPNQIWSFEQLQGIYYVAVPVRLLVVRVKNELMIINPLPPTDELLRDIDVLVKKIGPVKTIVLPTASGLEHKIALPALARSFPDSKIWLCPGQWSFPFQLPFDWLGIPSKRTNILLADGFPHSEYCDWISLGPIDIGLGRFQEISCFHKPSKSLLVTDAIVGIEDTPPELFDLDPTPLLFHAREKGSEELIDTPIARRKGWLRLVLFASYLRPEKLVIPKIKEIFGNSFKPNLRNKRAHFGIYPFSWQKGWELSAKKLVGKNTPLIQIAPVIERLVFPRGRKALITWLNKVESIQGISWLISAHYSGKVRFSKYEIKALKNKIYKSDWANNKGDFGFLSWLDQKLLKIGVVPSDPLKKFSD, from the coding sequence ATGAGTAATCTTTCTTCTCAACAAAAATGGAGTTGGTGGCCACTTTTACCTCTCTATCCTTATGGCAGAAAAAGAACAATATTCCGTGAATTAGTTCCTAATCAGATTTGGAGTTTTGAACAACTTCAAGGAATTTATTATGTTGCTGTCCCAGTGAGGCTTTTAGTCGTCAGAGTTAAGAATGAATTGATGATAATTAACCCTCTCCCTCCAACTGATGAATTGCTAAGGGATATAGATGTACTTGTAAAAAAAATTGGTCCTGTAAAAACTATTGTTTTACCAACGGCCTCTGGTTTGGAACATAAAATTGCTCTTCCTGCTTTGGCTAGATCTTTTCCTGATTCAAAAATATGGCTTTGCCCAGGGCAGTGGAGTTTTCCATTTCAATTGCCTTTTGATTGGTTGGGAATTCCATCTAAAAGAACAAATATTTTATTGGCTGACGGATTTCCTCATAGTGAATATTGTGACTGGATTTCATTAGGACCAATTGATATTGGACTAGGACGCTTTCAAGAAATATCTTGTTTTCATAAACCATCAAAATCTTTGTTGGTTACTGATGCAATTGTTGGTATTGAAGATACTCCTCCAGAGCTTTTTGATTTAGACCCTACCCCTTTATTATTTCACGCAAGAGAGAAGGGCTCTGAAGAACTTATTGATACGCCAATTGCAAGAAGAAAAGGATGGTTACGCTTGGTTCTTTTTGCTTCCTACTTAAGACCTGAAAAGTTGGTGATACCAAAAATAAAAGAAATTTTTGGAAACTCTTTTAAACCAAATTTAAGAAATAAAAGAGCACATTTTGGAATATATCCTTTTTCTTGGCAGAAAGGCTGGGAATTGTCTGCTAAAAAACTTGTTGGAAAAAACACTCCTCTAATACAAATCGCTCCTGTAATAGAAAGGCTTGTATTTCCTAGAGGACGAAAAGCTTTAATAACTTGGTTGAATAAAGTTGAATCCATACAGGGTATTTCATGGCTAATTTCTGCTCATTACAGTGGGAAAGTTAGATTTTCAAAGTATGAAATAAAAGCGTTAAAAAATAAAATTTATAAATCAGATTGGGCTAATAATAAAGGGGACTTTGGATTTTTAAGTTGGCTAGATCAAAAATTATTAAAAATCGGCGTAGTCCCTAGTGACCCTCTGAAAAAATTTAGTGATTAA
- a CDS encoding glucokinase gives MNLLSGDVGGTKTILAVYSNANYPKKLFEKYYISSKWKSFYSIFEDFIKHLPDNISLPEYVCIGVAGPIKGQKVKITNLEWNIETEELSHLSKINNIELINDFSVLIYGIPFFNKSQYEVIQGTLNSDYKNNQKLVAIIGAGTGLGMSRGLITPKSIFIFPSEGGHREFSPRTENEWELVKWIKKKLNIQRVSIERIVSGTGLGMIARWKLDDPINENHPLQETLKKMDSDKSAFKDLPALVWEKANSGDKLMSEALRLWLNAYGAAAGDLALQELCSSGLWISGGTAAKNLDGINSSNFLNAFSNKGRFQSYLKEIPLIVLKDPEATLFSSACRARLSAESNGRLS, from the coding sequence ATGAATTTACTTTCTGGAGACGTTGGAGGGACAAAAACAATATTAGCTGTTTATTCAAACGCGAACTATCCAAAGAAATTATTTGAAAAGTACTATATTTCATCAAAATGGAAATCTTTTTACTCAATATTTGAAGATTTTATTAAACATTTACCAGATAATATATCACTCCCAGAATATGTTTGCATTGGAGTAGCAGGCCCAATAAAAGGCCAGAAAGTTAAGATTACAAATTTAGAATGGAATATTGAAACAGAAGAATTATCTCATCTTTCAAAAATAAATAATATTGAATTAATAAATGATTTCTCAGTTTTAATATATGGAATACCATTTTTCAACAAATCTCAATATGAGGTGATCCAAGGAACATTAAATTCTGATTACAAAAACAATCAAAAATTAGTTGCAATTATCGGAGCTGGGACTGGCTTAGGAATGTCCAGAGGATTAATTACACCTAAAAGCATTTTCATATTTCCAAGTGAAGGGGGTCATCGGGAATTTTCCCCAAGAACAGAGAACGAATGGGAATTAGTCAAATGGATAAAAAAGAAGCTGAATATTCAAAGAGTATCGATTGAAAGAATAGTTAGTGGGACTGGCCTTGGAATGATTGCCAGATGGAAATTGGATGATCCAATAAATGAAAACCACCCACTTCAGGAAACTTTAAAAAAAATGGATAGTGACAAATCAGCTTTCAAAGATTTACCCGCACTTGTTTGGGAAAAAGCAAATAGCGGAGACAAATTAATGTCTGAAGCTTTGCGATTATGGCTAAATGCTTATGGAGCTGCAGCTGGAGACCTGGCCTTACAAGAACTTTGCTCCTCAGGGTTATGGATTTCAGGTGGAACAGCAGCAAAAAACCTCGATGGAATAAACTCTTCTAACTTCCTTAATGCATTTAGTAATAAAGGTCGCTTTCAATCTTATTTAAAGGAAATCCCATTGATTGTTCTTAAAGATCCAGAAGCGACATTATTCAGTTCGGCTTGCAGAGCACGCTTAAGTGCCGAATCAAATGGGAGACTTAGCTAA
- a CDS encoding metal ABC transporter substrate-binding protein, with the protein MFNKKVVSEYEYIYKKNKILSLSVLLSLNILFLTGCVNKNTYRLGNDKPLVLTTFTILADLARNVSGDRLQVKSITKPGAEIHSYQFTPSDIVKTKGAKLIIKNGLGLESWFSKFMTSTGDIPNVKLTEGIKPLLIEGDAYSGKPNPHAWMSPKRAMNYVDKIVDAFIKIDPDGALEYSSNASTYKAKLESLDKELRDSLSSIPKERRFLVTCEGAFTYLARDYGMNEAYLWPVNSESQVTPKRMVNLITKIKENEVPTIFCESTVSAEAQKEVAKSSGAVFGGTFYVDSLSDLNGPAPTYIDLLRHNVRLITEGLSIEEVKK; encoded by the coding sequence ATGTTTAATAAGAAGGTTGTTTCTGAGTATGAGTATATTTATAAGAAAAACAAGATACTTAGTTTATCTGTTTTACTTTCTTTAAATATTTTATTCCTGACAGGATGTGTAAATAAAAACACTTATAGATTAGGAAATGATAAGCCTTTAGTTTTAACTACTTTTACAATTTTGGCCGACCTTGCTAGAAATGTTTCTGGGGATAGACTTCAAGTTAAATCAATAACGAAACCAGGAGCTGAAATCCATAGTTATCAATTTACACCCAGTGATATTGTAAAAACTAAAGGAGCAAAACTGATTATTAAAAATGGTTTAGGTCTTGAATCATGGTTTTCAAAATTTATGACTAGCACGGGCGATATTCCCAATGTGAAATTAACCGAAGGGATTAAGCCATTATTGATAGAGGGCGATGCTTATTCAGGGAAGCCAAATCCTCATGCCTGGATGTCGCCCAAAAGAGCTATGAATTATGTTGATAAAATAGTCGATGCTTTTATCAAAATCGATCCTGATGGAGCGCTTGAATACTCATCTAACGCTTCAACCTATAAAGCTAAACTTGAATCCCTTGATAAAGAGCTAAGAGATTCTTTATCCTCTATTCCTAAAGAAAGAAGGTTTTTGGTGACATGCGAAGGAGCCTTTACTTATTTGGCCCGTGATTACGGAATGAATGAGGCATATTTGTGGCCAGTTAATTCTGAAAGTCAAGTAACCCCTAAGAGAATGGTGAATCTCATAACAAAAATTAAAGAAAATGAAGTCCCAACAATTTTTTGTGAAAGCACTGTGAGCGCAGAAGCACAAAAGGAAGTTGCAAAATCTAGTGGAGCTGTATTTGGTGGTACCTTCTACGTTGATTCACTCTCAGATCTAAATGGTCCTGCTCCTACCTATATAGATTTACTAAGGCATAATGTTCGTTTGATTACTGAGGGCCTATCCATTGAAGAAGTGAAAAAATAA
- the thrS gene encoding threonine--tRNA ligase, with product MPIITLPDGTEKKYDSAVTIDQIASEIGPGLAKAALAGKVNGELIDTCIPITQNSHIKIITSKDNEGLEIIRHSFAHLLGHAVKQLYPEAKMAIGPVIEDGFYYDISYKDTFTPDDLLKIEKRMKELVNRDYNVGVEIVSPEKATEVFTDRGEIFKLDIVKNIPKNEIIKLYRHQEYIDMCRGPHVPNTRHLRVFKLMKVSGAYWRGDSNNEMLQRIYGTAWKSSKELKEYISSIEEAEKRDHRKLGKKYSLFHSQEEAPGMVFWHPKGWTIYRILEDFIRETITKYDYQEVKSPQVVDRSLWEKSGHWDKFKEDMFTTTSENREYAIKPMNCPCHIQIFNQGLKSYRDLPIRLSEFGSCHRNEPSGALHGLMRVRNFVQDDAHIFCTDEQIQEEVQNFIDLVFEVYKTFGFNSILIKLSTRPEKRVGSDDIWDKSEKALSEALDSKGLDWSLLPGEGAFYGPKIEFSLKDCLNRVWQCGTIQVDFSMPQRLNASYIDITGRKQTPVMLHRAILGSFERFIGILIENYSGNFPTWLSPVQIMIMGITDRNNEACFSAKDKLVDFGFRAEIDIRNEKVGFKIREHTMQRIPFLIIIGDKEEENNEISVRTREGKDLGNMSIDKFKLIIDESISKKGIQVNQS from the coding sequence ATGCCAATAATTACATTACCTGATGGAACTGAAAAAAAATATGATTCCGCTGTCACAATTGACCAAATAGCATCAGAAATTGGTCCTGGTTTAGCAAAAGCAGCGCTAGCCGGAAAAGTGAATGGGGAATTAATTGATACTTGTATTCCTATAACTCAAAATTCTCATATAAAGATTATTACATCTAAAGATAATGAAGGACTAGAAATTATTAGACATTCATTCGCTCATCTTCTTGGACATGCTGTAAAGCAATTATACCCCGAAGCAAAAATGGCAATAGGGCCAGTAATTGAAGATGGTTTTTATTATGATATTTCTTATAAAGATACCTTTACTCCTGATGATCTTCTCAAAATTGAGAAAAGAATGAAAGAGTTAGTTAATAGAGATTATAATGTAGGTGTTGAAATAGTTAGTCCAGAGAAAGCAACAGAAGTTTTTACTGATAGAGGTGAAATTTTCAAGCTAGACATAGTTAAAAATATCCCTAAAAATGAAATCATAAAGTTATACAGACATCAAGAATATATTGATATGTGCAGAGGTCCTCATGTGCCAAATACAAGGCATCTAAGAGTATTTAAGCTAATGAAAGTATCCGGGGCTTATTGGCGCGGAGACTCTAATAATGAAATGCTACAAAGAATATATGGAACAGCCTGGAAAAGCTCTAAAGAATTAAAAGAATATATCTCTAGCATTGAAGAAGCTGAGAAAAGAGATCATAGAAAATTAGGAAAAAAGTATTCACTTTTTCACTCACAAGAAGAAGCACCCGGTATGGTTTTTTGGCACCCTAAAGGGTGGACTATTTATAGGATTTTAGAAGATTTTATTCGGGAAACTATTACAAAATATGATTATCAAGAAGTTAAATCTCCGCAAGTAGTTGATAGAAGTCTTTGGGAGAAATCAGGCCATTGGGATAAATTCAAAGAAGATATGTTTACTACAACTTCAGAGAACAGGGAATATGCAATAAAACCTATGAATTGTCCATGCCACATACAAATATTCAATCAAGGTTTAAAAAGCTATCGAGATCTTCCTATTAGACTTTCTGAATTTGGTTCTTGTCATCGCAATGAGCCTTCTGGTGCACTTCATGGCTTAATGAGGGTAAGAAATTTTGTTCAAGATGATGCACACATATTTTGTACCGATGAACAAATCCAAGAAGAAGTCCAAAATTTTATTGATTTGGTATTTGAGGTTTATAAAACCTTTGGCTTTAATTCAATTCTTATTAAGCTCTCAACAAGACCAGAGAAAAGGGTTGGGAGTGATGATATCTGGGACAAATCAGAAAAAGCCTTATCTGAGGCACTTGATTCAAAAGGATTAGATTGGTCGCTACTCCCTGGAGAAGGTGCCTTCTATGGTCCAAAAATAGAATTCTCCTTAAAAGATTGTCTCAACAGAGTATGGCAGTGCGGAACAATTCAAGTAGATTTCTCCATGCCTCAAAGGCTCAATGCAAGTTATATAGATATTACAGGAAGGAAACAAACACCTGTAATGCTTCACAGAGCTATTTTAGGTTCTTTTGAAAGATTTATTGGGATTTTAATTGAGAATTATTCAGGGAATTTTCCTACATGGTTATCACCTGTTCAAATAATGATTATGGGAATAACTGATAGAAATAATGAAGCATGTTTTAGTGCTAAAGATAAATTAGTGGACTTTGGGTTCAGAGCTGAAATTGATATCAGAAATGAAAAAGTCGGTTTTAAAATACGAGAACATACTATGCAAAGGATACCTTTCTTGATAATTATTGGAGACAAGGAAGAAGAGAATAATGAAATCTCAGTAAGGACAAGAGAAGGTAAAGATCTTGGGAATATGAGTATAGACAAGTTTAAATTAATAATTGACGAATCAATTAGCAAAAAAGGTATACAAGTTAATCAATCCTAA
- the trpS gene encoding tryptophan--tRNA ligase — MNQKRVLSGVQPTGDVHIGNWLGAIRNWVELQENYETFVCVVDLHAITIPHDPKSLHQNSLSTAALYIACGMNPDKCSIFIQSQISAHSELCWILNCLTPLNWMERMIQFKEKSIKQGDNVSIGLLDYPVLMAADILLYDADLVPVGEDQKQHLELARDIASQRVNSKFGTKENPILKVPNPLILKECSKVMSLTDGTKKMSKSDPNENSRITLLDSPDVITKKIKRAKTDSELGLEFGNPSRPEADNLLTIYSIISGLGREKAAEYCAEIGWGKFKPEFTEAMINVLKPIQEKYKELMNDPEELKRILNKGKFTAEEVSKLTLNRVKEALGFTSNL, encoded by the coding sequence GTGAATCAGAAGCGAGTCTTATCTGGTGTTCAACCCACAGGAGATGTTCATATTGGTAATTGGCTTGGAGCAATAAGAAATTGGGTTGAATTACAAGAAAATTATGAAACATTTGTCTGCGTTGTTGATCTTCATGCGATAACTATTCCGCATGACCCAAAATCTCTTCATCAAAATTCTTTATCTACAGCGGCTTTGTATATCGCTTGTGGGATGAATCCTGATAAATGCTCAATATTCATTCAAAGTCAGATAAGCGCACATAGCGAGCTTTGCTGGATATTAAATTGCTTAACTCCTTTGAACTGGATGGAGAGAATGATTCAGTTCAAGGAAAAGTCAATTAAACAAGGCGACAATGTATCTATTGGATTATTAGATTATCCAGTCCTTATGGCAGCGGATATTCTTCTCTATGACGCTGATTTGGTTCCTGTTGGAGAAGATCAAAAGCAGCATCTAGAGCTTGCGAGAGATATTGCTTCTCAACGAGTTAATTCAAAATTCGGAACAAAAGAAAATCCAATACTTAAAGTTCCAAATCCCTTAATTTTGAAAGAGTGCTCCAAAGTCATGAGTCTGACAGACGGAACAAAGAAAATGAGTAAAAGCGACCCAAATGAAAATAGTAGGATTACTTTATTAGACAGTCCAGATGTAATTACTAAAAAAATAAAACGTGCAAAAACCGACTCAGAATTAGGATTAGAATTCGGAAATCCTTCAAGACCTGAAGCTGATAATCTTTTAACAATTTATTCTATAATTTCCGGCCTAGGCAGAGAAAAAGCAGCTGAGTATTGCGCAGAAATAGGCTGGGGTAAATTCAAACCAGAATTTACAGAGGCAATGATTAACGTTCTTAAACCTATTCAAGAAAAATATAAAGAATTAATGAATGACCCAGAAGAGTTAAAAAGAATACTAAATAAAGGCAAATTTACTGCCGAGGAGGTTTCTAAGTTAACATTAAATAGAGTCAAAGAAGCTCTAGGATTTACTTCGAATTTGTAG
- a CDS encoding metal ABC transporter ATP-binding protein, which yields MRIEADQVCVDYNGTVALYDASLNLKAGSICGLVGMNGAGKSTFFKALMGFVRPSRGKIRINGIKVNQAQKEQSVAYVPQNEGIDYSFPISVWDVVMMGRYGAMNIFRIPRESDRRAVVHALERVDLLDLRERPIGSLSGGQRKRAFLARAISQRASVLLLDEPFSGVDVPTEKLMAQLFLQFRQEGHTILISTHDLNHVRDFCDFVVLINKTVLAYGETSEVFTSENLNKTFGGIPPNPLSGPTSSKDFINE from the coding sequence ATGCGTATTGAGGCAGACCAAGTTTGTGTGGACTACAACGGCACAGTTGCCCTCTATGACGCAAGTTTAAATTTAAAAGCGGGATCTATATGTGGCCTTGTGGGAATGAATGGGGCAGGAAAATCAACCTTTTTTAAAGCTCTAATGGGCTTCGTTAGACCATCAAGGGGGAAAATAAGGATCAATGGTATAAAGGTTAATCAAGCGCAGAAGGAGCAATCGGTTGCATATGTTCCACAAAACGAAGGAATAGACTATTCATTCCCCATAAGTGTTTGGGATGTCGTGATGATGGGGAGATATGGCGCTATGAATATTTTCAGAATACCAAGAGAGTCAGATAGAAGAGCAGTTGTTCACGCCCTTGAGAGAGTTGATCTTTTGGATCTCAGGGAAAGACCAATAGGATCTTTATCTGGAGGGCAACGTAAAAGAGCTTTTCTTGCAAGAGCAATTTCTCAACGGGCTTCAGTACTTCTTTTAGATGAGCCTTTTTCCGGAGTTGATGTACCCACTGAAAAACTTATGGCTCAGCTATTTCTTCAGTTTCGACAAGAAGGACATACTATTTTGATATCTACTCATGATTTGAATCATGTGCGAGATTTTTGTGATTTTGTTGTCCTTATCAATAAGACAGTTCTTGCATATGGTGAAACCTCAGAAGTTTTTACTTCAGAAAATCTAAATAAAACATTTGGAGGAATTCCACCAAATCCTTTATCAGGTCCAACGTCAAGCAAAGATTTTATAAATGAGTGA